Proteins encoded together in one Marinobacter salsuginis window:
- the hflD gene encoding high frequency lysogenization protein HflD codes for MSRSLKDQTLALAGVFQAANLVQQIAHNGQCNEASLETSIRSLFATDPAKTLDVYGGELRDIREGLVTLSSVLSQQSRQQDIEVLRYALNLIQLESKLNRRSDMLDVIGSRIDQARHTASHFGYTHPNLISNLASVYADTISTFRLRIQVSGNPSVLQREENAAKVRALLLAGIRSAVLWRQTGGRRWQLIFARKKVIRLAGELAEEANRSLYH; via the coding sequence ATGAGCCGCTCCCTCAAGGATCAGACGCTGGCGCTGGCCGGCGTGTTCCAGGCCGCGAACCTGGTCCAGCAGATTGCCCACAATGGCCAGTGCAACGAAGCCAGCCTGGAAACATCTATTCGTTCCCTGTTTGCCACCGATCCGGCGAAAACTCTGGATGTCTATGGCGGCGAACTTCGCGACATCCGTGAAGGCCTTGTCACCCTGTCTTCGGTGCTCAGCCAGCAATCCCGGCAGCAGGACATCGAAGTACTGCGCTACGCCCTCAATCTGATCCAGCTCGAATCCAAACTGAATCGCCGCTCCGACATGCTGGACGTGATTGGTAGTCGTATCGATCAGGCCAGGCATACCGCCAGCCACTTCGGGTACACCCACCCCAACCTGATTAGCAATCTGGCATCGGTCTATGCCGATACCATCAGCACCTTCCGACTGCGGATCCAGGTCAGCGGCAACCCATCGGTGCTGCAGCGGGAGGAGAATGCTGCCAAAGTGCGCGCCCTGCTGCTTGCGGGCATTCGGTCCGCCGTGCTCTGGCGCCAGACTGGCGGCCGCCGCTGGCAGCTGATCTTTGCCCGGAAGAAAGTTATCCGGCTCGCCGGCGAACTGGCCGAGGAAGCCAATCGCTCCCTGTACCACTGA
- the purB gene encoding adenylosuccinate lyase, with protein MELTALTAISPVDGRYGSKVSVFREIFSEYGLIRNRVTVEIRWLQKLAAHPGVTEVPQFSAEANKVLDSLVSEFSLQDAERIKDIERTTNHDVKAVEYFIKEKIAGVPELHAVTEFVHFACTSEDINNLSHALMLREGLDHGLLPAMDRVVDKLAQLAHDHAEQPMLSRTHGQTASPTTVGKELANVVHRLRRQVKQVRETELLGKINGAVGNYNAHLSAYPEIDWAVNAREFIESLGLDWNPYTTQIEPHDYIAELYDAIARFNTILIDLDRDIWGYISLGYFKQKTVEGEVGSSTMPHKVNPIDFENSEGNLGIANALFSHLSAKLPISRWQRDLTDSTVLRNLGVGFAHSLIAYEATLKGLGKLEINPARLDEDLDHAWEVLAEPIQTVMRRYNIEKPYEKLKALTRGKAMTPEVIKNFVESLDIPEQAKAELMALTPGRYIGNAVDQAQNI; from the coding sequence ATGGAACTCACCGCCCTGACCGCCATTTCCCCGGTCGATGGACGCTATGGCAGCAAGGTCAGCGTCTTCCGTGAAATTTTCAGTGAATATGGCCTGATCAGGAACCGGGTAACCGTCGAGATCCGCTGGTTGCAAAAGCTGGCCGCTCATCCCGGAGTAACTGAGGTACCCCAGTTTTCCGCCGAAGCCAACAAAGTTCTGGACAGTCTGGTCAGTGAGTTCAGCCTTCAAGACGCCGAGCGCATCAAGGACATCGAACGCACCACCAATCACGATGTGAAAGCGGTCGAGTACTTCATCAAGGAAAAAATTGCCGGCGTTCCGGAACTGCACGCCGTCACCGAATTTGTTCACTTTGCCTGCACCTCGGAAGACATCAACAACCTGTCCCATGCCCTGATGCTCCGCGAGGGCCTGGACCACGGCCTGTTGCCGGCCATGGATCGTGTTGTCGACAAGCTGGCACAGCTGGCTCATGATCATGCTGAACAGCCCATGCTATCCCGTACCCACGGCCAGACTGCCTCGCCCACCACCGTTGGCAAAGAGCTGGCCAACGTGGTTCATCGGTTGCGTCGACAGGTAAAGCAGGTCCGTGAAACCGAGCTTCTGGGCAAGATCAATGGCGCTGTGGGCAACTACAATGCCCACCTGTCCGCCTACCCGGAAATCGACTGGGCTGTGAATGCCCGGGAATTCATCGAGAGCCTTGGCCTCGACTGGAATCCGTACACCACTCAGATCGAACCCCATGATTACATCGCCGAACTGTACGATGCCATCGCCCGATTCAACACAATCCTGATCGATCTGGATCGTGACATCTGGGGCTATATTTCACTCGGCTACTTCAAGCAGAAAACGGTGGAAGGCGAAGTGGGCTCCTCAACCATGCCCCACAAGGTCAATCCCATCGATTTCGAGAACTCCGAAGGCAACCTTGGCATCGCCAACGCGCTCTTCAGCCACCTCTCCGCCAAGCTGCCCATTTCACGCTGGCAGCGGGACCTGACCGACTCCACCGTGCTACGCAACCTGGGCGTTGGCTTTGCCCACAGCCTGATTGCCTACGAAGCAACATTGAAGGGCCTCGGCAAACTGGAAATCAACCCGGCTCGCCTGGATGAGGACCTGGACCATGCCTGGGAAGTGCTTGCCGAGCCGATCCAGACCGTGATGCGCCGTTACAACATTGAAAAGCCCTATGAAAAACTCAAGGCTTTGACCCGCGGCAAGGCAATGACCCCGGAAGTGATCAAGAATTTCGTAGAGAGCCTGGACATTCCGGAGCAAGCCAAGGCCGAACTGATGGCCCTGACCCCGGGTCGTTATATCGGTAACGCCGTCGATCAGGCACAAAACATCTGA
- a CDS encoding cupin domain-containing protein, with product MDMLGGLTPSEFLRDYWQKKPLVIRQAFPGFQCPVSADELAGLACEEGVESRIVIENDDGKPWQLHNGPFSPDRFSSLPEQDWTLLVQGLDHWVPDIADLLEHFRFIPNWRLDDIMASFAPKGGSVGPHYDQYDVFLLQAQGHRRWTFGGHCDHTSPRVEGTPLRILSSWDGEETVTLAPGDMLYLPPGIGHHGVAEDDCITLSVGFRAPTIDDILTGFTDFLCSRSDAADHLNDPDLKVQENPGTIQPDVVDRLENVIREKLGDRRQLALWFGQFSTAPKSMDIVVPADEPASNEDVAEAIHAGEQLRWNEGSRFAYYDFASETALFVDGEQFLLKGDARPLAPLLCSAARVDMAALAGFADDDALLGLLTTLYNQGSVYFE from the coding sequence ATGGACATGCTTGGCGGACTGACACCTTCTGAATTTCTGCGAGACTACTGGCAGAAAAAGCCGCTGGTTATCCGCCAGGCATTTCCGGGCTTCCAGTGCCCGGTCAGCGCTGATGAACTGGCAGGCCTTGCCTGCGAGGAAGGCGTGGAGTCCCGGATTGTCATCGAAAACGACGATGGCAAGCCCTGGCAGCTCCACAATGGCCCCTTCTCGCCGGACCGGTTCAGCTCACTACCTGAACAGGACTGGACGCTGCTGGTGCAGGGCCTGGACCATTGGGTGCCCGATATTGCCGATCTTCTCGAACATTTCCGCTTTATTCCCAACTGGCGCCTGGATGACATCATGGCCAGCTTTGCCCCGAAAGGCGGCAGTGTCGGCCCGCACTACGACCAGTACGATGTATTCCTGCTTCAGGCCCAGGGTCACCGTCGGTGGACATTTGGTGGGCATTGCGACCACACCTCACCCAGGGTGGAGGGCACCCCGCTCCGAATTCTGAGCAGTTGGGATGGCGAGGAAACCGTTACCCTGGCACCTGGTGACATGCTGTACCTTCCCCCGGGCATTGGGCACCACGGAGTTGCGGAAGATGACTGCATCACCCTGTCGGTGGGATTCCGGGCGCCGACCATTGACGATATTCTAACCGGCTTTACCGACTTCCTTTGCAGCCGCTCCGACGCGGCGGATCACCTGAACGATCCGGACCTGAAGGTGCAGGAGAATCCCGGCACCATCCAGCCTGATGTGGTAGATCGCCTGGAGAATGTGATCCGGGAAAAGCTTGGCGACCGTCGGCAACTGGCGCTCTGGTTTGGCCAGTTCTCGACTGCACCCAAGAGCATGGATATTGTCGTTCCTGCTGACGAGCCCGCGTCCAACGAGGATGTTGCGGAAGCGATTCACGCAGGCGAGCAGTTGCGCTGGAACGAAGGCTCCCGTTTCGCCTACTACGACTTCGCCAGCGAAACCGCGCTGTTTGTCGATGGCGAGCAGTTCCTGCTCAAGGGTGACGCCCGACCACTCGCTCCGTTACTGTGTTCCGCCGCCCGCGTGGATATGGCTGCCCTGGCCGGGTTTGCTGACGATGACGCGTTGCTTGGGCTTCTGACCACGCTCTACAATCAGGGCTCCGTTTACTTCGAATAG
- a CDS encoding GNAT family N-acetyltransferase, with product MSIRFRKYSWQLAPGSIRDIRQQVFIEEQNVPSELEWDETDEIADHYLAVLPDNTPAGVARLFSTLEETGHIGRMAILPQFRGRSIGEALLRHLIAESANRFSELRLSAQEHAIPFYQRSGFHVCSGVYDDAGIPHFDMRCLAPDLAAGTLGASDHPMILGSDTDSWLFDTESRLLGLMDSVVGQASQRIWLYDRLLEHDLYDRHRFRELISALARRHRLSEVRLLIHDDKPLVKRRHALVELMRRLPSRMELRLVNEDYPVEDQPFILADREGVVYRHDFYKPEGFAKFSDGGRVKLLSENFQRMWDAARPSLELRELPL from the coding sequence ATGAGCATCCGGTTTCGCAAATACAGCTGGCAACTGGCTCCGGGGTCCATCCGCGACATTCGCCAGCAGGTGTTTATTGAGGAACAGAACGTCCCATCGGAACTGGAATGGGATGAAACCGATGAAATTGCCGACCATTACCTCGCTGTTCTCCCTGATAACACCCCGGCCGGCGTAGCCCGGCTGTTTTCAACACTGGAAGAAACCGGCCACATTGGTCGCATGGCGATATTGCCCCAATTCCGTGGCCGGAGCATTGGGGAAGCACTGCTGAGGCACCTGATTGCGGAATCCGCGAATCGATTTTCCGAGCTCAGACTGTCTGCCCAGGAGCACGCCATTCCGTTCTACCAGCGCTCAGGCTTCCATGTCTGTTCTGGCGTTTATGACGACGCCGGCATACCCCACTTCGACATGCGCTGTCTGGCGCCGGATCTTGCCGCCGGAACTCTCGGGGCCAGTGATCACCCCATGATTCTGGGCAGCGATACGGATTCCTGGCTATTCGATACCGAATCGAGACTGCTGGGCCTGATGGATTCAGTGGTTGGGCAGGCCAGCCAGCGGATCTGGCTGTACGACCGCCTGCTCGAACATGATCTTTATGACCGGCATCGGTTCCGGGAACTGATTTCGGCCCTGGCCCGCCGGCACCGGCTCAGTGAAGTCAGGTTGCTTATCCATGACGACAAGCCTCTGGTCAAACGCCGGCACGCCCTGGTCGAGCTGATGCGCCGACTACCCAGCCGAATGGAGCTTAGACTGGTGAATGAGGACTATCCGGTTGAGGACCAGCCCTTCATCCTCGCGGATCGTGAAGGTGTGGTTTACCGGCACGACTTCTACAAACCAGAAGGCTTTGCCAAGTTTTCGGACGGCGGCCGGGTGAAGCTGCTGTCTGAAAATTTCCAGCGCATGTGGGATGCGGCGCGCCCTTCCCTGGAACTCCGGGAACTACCGCTCTGA
- a CDS encoding LysR family transcriptional regulator, with protein MDISRVDLNLLVYLDVLLRERNVTKAANHLGITQPAMSNGLRRLRDLFSDPLLVRTSEGMTATERARELQPLVRGILSDIEQAVQEKTPFSALDSQRVFRIMASDYAESCLMPRVLRRIRQEAPHVTLDVLTPSDVSFLDVEQGRLDMAINRFDKIPQSFHQKTLWTEYFACLMNARNPVLKEPFTLDTYLDASHIWVSKTGFGVGVGVNPKDVQRLGWVDEALSRMGRKRQISVFTRHYQVAMLLAEQHDLVATLPSRAAWLQKDNPNLVVKVPPFEIPPFELKMAWSPLLQHNADHQWLRKLIAEVATEVDTEFAPFGARFEAPDAPQAHHSER; from the coding sequence GTGGATATTTCCCGTGTTGATCTGAATTTGCTCGTTTACCTGGATGTGTTGTTGCGCGAGCGGAATGTTACCAAGGCTGCTAACCACCTGGGTATTACCCAGCCAGCCATGAGTAATGGCCTGAGGCGGCTACGGGACCTGTTCAGCGATCCGCTGCTGGTGCGAACGAGCGAGGGCATGACGGCCACGGAGCGCGCGCGGGAGCTGCAACCGCTGGTGCGGGGTATCCTGTCGGATATTGAGCAGGCCGTGCAGGAGAAAACACCGTTCTCGGCCCTGGACAGCCAACGCGTGTTCCGGATCATGGCCAGTGATTATGCCGAGTCCTGCCTGATGCCACGGGTACTGAGGCGGATCCGTCAGGAAGCACCTCACGTTACGCTGGACGTACTTACGCCCAGTGATGTCAGCTTTCTGGATGTGGAACAGGGGCGGCTCGATATGGCAATTAACCGGTTCGACAAGATCCCGCAATCTTTTCACCAGAAGACCTTGTGGACCGAATATTTTGCCTGCCTGATGAACGCCAGAAATCCGGTACTGAAAGAACCCTTCACTCTGGATACCTATCTGGATGCCAGCCATATCTGGGTCAGCAAGACCGGTTTTGGCGTTGGCGTGGGGGTGAACCCCAAGGATGTCCAGCGTCTGGGCTGGGTAGACGAGGCACTCTCAAGAATGGGGCGCAAGCGTCAGATTTCGGTGTTCACCCGGCACTATCAGGTGGCGATGTTGCTGGCCGAGCAGCACGATTTGGTAGCAACTCTGCCATCCCGGGCGGCCTGGCTGCAAAAAGACAATCCGAACCTGGTGGTGAAGGTTCCGCCGTTCGAGATCCCGCCATTTGAATTAAAAATGGCCTGGAGTCCGCTGCTGCAGCACAATGCGGATCACCAATGGTTGCGCAAACTGATTGCCGAGGTGGCCACCGAGGTTGATACCGAGTTTGCTCCGTTCGGTGCCAGATTCGAAGCGCCGGACGCGCCCCAGGCCCATCACTCAGAGCGGTAG
- a CDS encoding hybrid sensor histidine kinase/response regulator: MSKGFKQRLSYRLTRDTVLVAMALGLVLNVIQITLDYFSAKESMEKEIHALIDISNSPASQIAYNIDVRLAEELLDGLLRHPATIDARITDNDNETMAAASKSSPVSSYRWVSDLLFGPDRVFRQELQVPQLEDLPLGHLIVTIDTYHYGAQFLQRAGYTLISGLLKSLILSAALLAIFYFVLTRPMLNVISALSQVQASTPEKVRLPIPANHREDEIGTMVGIINQHLETIDSSLAQLRHAESAMKNYSTQLEQEVADRTREISEKNEALQRGNRALVKAKEDAVRRARARANFLASMSHEIRTPLNGVLGMLGLALEGELDPAQRNRMEIALNAGESLLGLLNDILDISKVEAGKLSLENIPFSVRHLIEECATLHAQQARRKQILLVTEVDPDLPENFLGDPTRVRQVLNNLLSNAIKFTDEGSVRIRAAYSGGSLRIDVVDTGIGMSKEGLHRIFSPFSQADVDTTRLYGGTGLGLTLCRQLVERMHGQILVDSREGSGTHFTVTLPLPIHETSGAQDLPRVDPRLKDIGIAMAIPADNPYRSAIEAQLRKWGIPIRGASRDPDGILLALASAEDKETLEFANDWQGPGVILADATGTLTPGKANHQLLSLPLRRDELLRCLGLAAGLVHSDDQHAHRAETIDQNAAEPSLSILLVEDNQVNQLVATSLLKKLGHRADPAENGLKALQALENNHYDLVLMDCQMPVMDGYEATQRIRQNPQWQQLPIIAVTANVMQGDREDCLASGMNDYITKPYKREELRAVIERWRPSDSAEVSDR, translated from the coding sequence GTGAGCAAGGGCTTTAAACAACGACTTTCCTATCGACTGACCCGGGACACGGTACTGGTTGCCATGGCACTTGGGCTGGTGCTGAATGTTATCCAGATTACTCTGGACTATTTCAGCGCCAAGGAGTCGATGGAGAAGGAAATCCACGCCCTGATCGACATCAGCAACAGCCCCGCGTCACAGATTGCCTACAACATTGATGTCCGGCTGGCGGAAGAATTGCTCGATGGCCTGCTTCGCCACCCCGCCACCATTGATGCACGGATTACCGACAACGACAACGAGACCATGGCCGCCGCAAGCAAAAGCAGCCCGGTGTCGTCCTATCGCTGGGTCAGTGATTTGCTATTCGGCCCCGACAGGGTATTCAGACAGGAGTTGCAGGTCCCACAGCTTGAAGATTTGCCGCTCGGCCACCTGATCGTCACCATCGATACCTATCACTACGGCGCGCAGTTTCTTCAGCGCGCCGGCTACACGTTGATCAGCGGCCTCTTGAAGAGCCTGATTCTTTCGGCCGCATTGCTTGCCATCTTCTATTTTGTGCTTACCCGCCCCATGCTCAATGTTATCAGTGCCTTGAGCCAGGTGCAGGCCAGCACTCCCGAGAAAGTCAGGCTTCCGATCCCGGCAAACCATCGGGAAGACGAGATCGGGACCATGGTTGGCATCATCAACCAGCATCTTGAGACCATTGACTCAAGCCTTGCCCAACTCCGGCACGCAGAGAGTGCCATGAAGAACTACTCCACCCAGCTTGAACAGGAAGTGGCAGACCGTACTCGGGAAATCTCGGAGAAGAACGAGGCCCTGCAACGGGGTAACCGTGCCCTGGTGAAAGCCAAGGAGGATGCGGTTCGGCGAGCACGGGCAAGGGCCAACTTCCTGGCCAGCATGAGCCACGAGATACGCACGCCCCTGAATGGCGTTCTCGGTATGCTGGGGCTGGCCCTGGAGGGCGAACTGGACCCGGCTCAGCGCAACCGGATGGAAATTGCCCTGAACGCCGGCGAAAGCCTGCTTGGCCTGCTGAACGACATACTGGACATCTCGAAAGTGGAAGCCGGCAAGCTCAGCCTGGAAAATATCCCCTTCAGTGTCCGGCACCTGATCGAGGAATGCGCCACACTGCACGCCCAACAGGCGCGTCGGAAGCAGATTCTCCTGGTTACCGAAGTCGACCCTGATCTGCCCGAAAACTTCCTGGGCGACCCAACACGGGTACGTCAGGTCCTCAACAACCTGCTGAGCAATGCCATCAAATTCACCGACGAGGGTAGTGTCCGAATTCGGGCAGCCTATTCCGGGGGTAGCTTGAGAATTGACGTTGTGGACACCGGAATAGGCATGTCCAAAGAGGGCCTGCACCGGATATTCTCTCCTTTTTCCCAGGCTGACGTGGACACCACCCGGCTTTATGGCGGTACCGGCCTCGGCCTGACACTCTGCCGTCAGTTAGTGGAACGCATGCATGGCCAGATCCTGGTGGACTCCCGGGAAGGCAGCGGAACTCACTTTACCGTTACCCTGCCATTGCCGATACACGAGACCTCCGGGGCACAGGACCTGCCGAGGGTGGACCCACGGTTAAAAGACATTGGCATTGCCATGGCGATCCCCGCCGACAACCCGTATCGTTCGGCCATCGAGGCTCAGCTGCGGAAATGGGGGATTCCAATCCGCGGAGCAAGCAGGGACCCGGACGGAATTCTGTTGGCGCTCGCCAGCGCCGAAGACAAAGAAACCCTGGAGTTTGCCAACGATTGGCAGGGCCCGGGCGTGATTCTTGCCGATGCTACCGGGACCCTGACCCCCGGCAAAGCCAACCACCAGCTACTGTCACTGCCGTTGCGACGGGACGAACTACTTCGCTGCCTTGGCCTGGCCGCGGGCCTGGTTCATTCGGACGATCAGCATGCACACAGGGCTGAAACGATTGACCAAAACGCAGCTGAACCGTCTCTGTCTATCCTCCTGGTAGAGGACAACCAGGTGAATCAGCTGGTGGCAACCAGCCTGCTGAAAAAGCTCGGTCACCGGGCAGACCCCGCCGAAAACGGCCTCAAAGCTCTGCAGGCGCTCGAAAATAACCACTACGACCTGGTGCTGATGGATTGCCAGATGCCAGTGATGGATGGGTACGAGGCAACACAGAGGATTCGCCAGAATCCGCAATGGCAGCAACTACCTATCATTGCGGTGACGGCCAACGTGATGCAAGGCGACCGGGAAGACTGCCTTGCATCGGGCATGAATGACTACATAACCAAGCCGTACAAGCGGGAAGAGCTCCGGGCCGTGATTGAACGCTGGCGACCCTCTGACTCAGCGGAGGTGTCAGACCGGTAG
- a CDS encoding glutathione peroxidase translates to MAGETVYDFTARDIKGNEKSMAEYQGKVLLIVNTASKCGFTPQFEGLQSLHKELGDKGFEVLGFPCNQFLNQDPGNEDAISQFCSLNYGVDFPMFAKIEVNGDGAHPLFRFLKREAKGLMGSEKVKWNFTKFLVGPDGKVVRRYPPTTKPEDIRADIEKLLPV, encoded by the coding sequence ATGGCAGGCGAGACGGTCTACGATTTCACCGCACGGGATATCAAGGGCAATGAAAAAAGCATGGCAGAGTACCAGGGTAAAGTGCTCCTGATCGTGAACACTGCCAGCAAGTGTGGTTTCACACCGCAGTTCGAAGGTTTACAGTCCCTTCACAAGGAACTAGGCGACAAGGGCTTTGAAGTTCTGGGTTTCCCGTGCAACCAGTTCCTGAATCAGGATCCGGGCAATGAGGATGCCATCAGCCAGTTCTGCAGCCTTAACTACGGTGTCGATTTTCCGATGTTCGCCAAGATTGAGGTCAATGGCGATGGCGCTCATCCGCTGTTCCGCTTTCTAAAGCGAGAGGCCAAGGGGTTGATGGGGTCCGAAAAGGTGAAATGGAACTTTACCAAGTTTCTGGTAGGGCCCGATGGTAAGGTTGTACGCCGCTATCCGCCCACGACCAAGCCGGAGGATATCCGGGCCGATATCGAGAAACTTCTACCGGTCTGA
- a CDS encoding pyridoxal phosphate-dependent aminotransferase, producing the protein MQNYYKSAKLDNVCYEIRGVVLREARRLEEEGHRVLKLNIGNPAAFELDVPEEIQQDVIYNMHMAQGYVESKGLFSARKAVMHYCQQRGIDKVDIDDIFLGNGVSELIVMTMQAMLNTGDEVLIPAPDYPLWTAAVTLSSGKPVHYRCDEQQDWFPDIDDIRKKITRRTRAIVLINPNNPTGAVYSKELLEQVIELARKHNLIILSDEIYDKILYDGTQHVSTASLADDVLFFTYNGLSKNYRAAGYRSGWMIVSGAKHRAKDLIEGIDMLSNMRLCANVPAQLAIQTALGGYQSINDLVAPDGRLYEQREIAWRMLNDIPGVSCVKPQGALYLFPKLDPKHFPIVNDEKLVLDLLIQEKILLVQGSAFNIDDKQHLRVVFLPREDTLEDAMGRLGNFLAQYQQ; encoded by the coding sequence ATGCAGAACTACTATAAATCCGCCAAGCTGGATAACGTGTGTTATGAAATCCGTGGCGTAGTTCTGCGGGAAGCACGCCGACTCGAAGAAGAGGGTCATCGCGTACTCAAGCTCAACATCGGCAACCCAGCCGCCTTCGAACTGGACGTGCCTGAGGAAATCCAGCAGGACGTCATCTACAACATGCACATGGCCCAGGGCTATGTGGAATCAAAAGGGCTTTTCTCCGCTCGCAAGGCAGTGATGCACTACTGTCAGCAGCGGGGCATCGATAAAGTCGACATCGACGATATTTTCCTGGGTAACGGTGTCAGTGAGCTTATCGTCATGACCATGCAGGCCATGCTGAACACCGGTGACGAGGTGCTGATTCCCGCCCCGGACTACCCCCTGTGGACAGCCGCCGTCACCCTTTCCAGTGGCAAGCCCGTGCATTATCGGTGCGATGAGCAGCAGGACTGGTTTCCGGATATCGACGACATCCGCAAGAAAATCACCCGACGAACCCGTGCCATTGTACTGATCAACCCGAACAACCCGACTGGAGCGGTGTACTCGAAAGAGCTTCTGGAACAGGTCATCGAACTGGCTCGAAAGCACAACCTGATCATTCTGTCCGACGAAATCTACGACAAGATTCTCTACGACGGTACCCAGCATGTTTCCACCGCCTCACTGGCAGACGACGTGCTTTTCTTCACCTATAACGGCCTGTCCAAGAACTACCGGGCAGCCGGTTACCGTTCGGGCTGGATGATTGTCAGTGGTGCCAAGCATCGGGCGAAGGATCTGATCGAAGGCATCGACATGCTCTCCAACATGCGGCTCTGTGCCAATGTGCCGGCCCAGTTGGCCATTCAGACAGCCTTGGGGGGTTACCAGTCGATCAATGATCTGGTGGCACCGGACGGGCGGCTGTATGAACAGCGGGAGATCGCCTGGCGAATGCTCAACGACATCCCGGGGGTAAGCTGCGTCAAACCTCAGGGCGCGTTGTACCTTTTCCCGAAACTGGATCCGAAGCACTTCCCGATCGTGAATGATGAGAAGCTGGTCCTCGACCTGCTTATTCAGGAAAAAATTCTTCTGGTGCAGGGGTCTGCGTTCAACATTGACGACAAACAACACCTGAGAGTGGTGTTCCTGCCACGGGAAGACACCCTGGAAGACGCCATGGGCCGGCTCGGAAACTTCCTGGCCCAATACCAGCAATAA
- the htpX gene encoding protease HtpX has protein sequence MRILLFLATNLAVILVASFTLRLLGVDSYLAQNGIQYGSLLAFAAVFGFAGAIVSLLISKRMAKWSTRARVIDSPRTPAERWLVDTVAELARNAGIGMPEVAIFPASQSNAFATGWNKNDSLVAVSEGLLHRFNKDEIRAVLGHEIGHVANGDMVTLALIQGVVNTFVIFASRVIGSFVDRVIFKNESGHGLGFFAVSIVAEIVLGILASTIVFWFSRRREFRADIAGAQLAGRSAMISALARLKQESEVPDQMPDSLQAFGINRGARGGLSALFMTHPPLEDRIQALQQAKL, from the coding sequence ATGCGTATTCTGCTGTTTCTGGCAACCAACCTTGCTGTAATCCTTGTCGCCAGCTTTACACTGCGACTTCTGGGCGTAGACAGCTACCTCGCCCAAAATGGCATTCAGTACGGCTCTTTGCTGGCTTTCGCTGCGGTCTTCGGATTCGCCGGCGCCATCGTGTCACTGCTGATATCCAAGCGAATGGCCAAGTGGAGCACCAGGGCCCGGGTCATTGATTCCCCGCGCACGCCGGCCGAACGCTGGCTGGTGGATACTGTGGCCGAGCTGGCCAGGAATGCCGGTATCGGCATGCCAGAGGTCGCCATTTTCCCGGCATCCCAATCCAATGCCTTTGCAACGGGCTGGAACAAGAACGATTCGCTGGTAGCGGTAAGCGAAGGGCTTTTGCACCGCTTTAACAAGGACGAGATACGGGCAGTGCTGGGCCACGAAATCGGCCACGTTGCCAACGGTGACATGGTGACACTGGCCTTGATTCAGGGTGTGGTGAATACCTTCGTGATCTTCGCCTCACGGGTGATCGGCTCCTTTGTCGACCGGGTGATTTTCAAGAATGAAAGCGGGCACGGGCTCGGCTTTTTCGCAGTCAGCATCGTTGCCGAGATTGTCCTGGGCATTCTGGCGAGCACCATCGTCTTCTGGTTCTCCCGCCGCCGTGAATTCCGGGCGGATATCGCCGGAGCCCAACTGGCGGGGCGCTCAGCCATGATCAGCGCGCTGGCACGGCTGAAACAGGAAAGTGAGGTACCGGACCAGATGCCGGACTCACTGCAAGCATTCGGTATCAATCGGGGAGCCCGTGGTGGCCTGAGCGCCCTGTTTATGACGCATCCGCCACTGGAAGACAGGATTCAGGCGCTACAGCAGGCCAAGCTATAA